The Acidicapsa acidisoli genome contains a region encoding:
- a CDS encoding PP2C family protein-serine/threonine phosphatase, with the protein MKTFRKIAAKLPLVLMLACFPNPNTWAQPPAQPPPSSAATQNTVDVDNREHLVVPSAIHGIIKLDSSWRFHTGDDPAWADPNFDDSKWPKVDLQASLLDQGIDTYSGFGWYRLRLLPVPIPDSGVLDLSLFVVPHSVGQLQVFVNGVEAARTQGMPIGNLSKAAMYQSGAFTLPISKASADGSVVIAIRSWADADISHGLVEKVHLGDSASIAETFDMADSRRWGKNAIAEILASLLFFCVAGLAATLYLAQRSHSEYLWLALLCLSVTLRGIGETAWGLSLIPSHIFAIVSVWMSWLFIFTTLEFILQFTGSSARKLVRGWQIIALLLPLTSMLHLDTAFKYISLASQFVFCGLVAVMLFRAWRRGRGEAGVMLLPFFLAATADSINILLDFAANRSWIPARFSSPIYHLGPIEYSLSTVTYLIFLGSLIAVILYRFVRVSQEEQRSAAEIEAARSVQAMLIPTQLPSNRNFMLDSAYLPANGVGGDFFQVLPLKDDSMLIVVGDVSGKGLQAAMNASTLVGALRNELSHDPATVLLHLNQVMLGASSGPVAGFATCLCARIYPNGQMTIANAGHLSPYRDGRELELAACLPLGVIPNVEYEQSTFQLNHGDRLTFLSDGVVEATDPKGELFGFERTQQVSHEPARYIAQTAQRFGQTDDITVVSLYFVPA; encoded by the coding sequence ATGAAGACGTTCAGGAAAATAGCGGCAAAGCTTCCTCTGGTGCTCATGCTCGCCTGCTTCCCCAATCCCAACACCTGGGCGCAACCACCTGCCCAACCACCCCCTTCATCCGCCGCCACGCAAAACACGGTCGACGTCGATAACCGCGAGCACCTGGTCGTTCCCTCCGCGATTCACGGCATTATCAAGCTGGATAGCTCCTGGCGCTTCCATACCGGCGATGACCCAGCCTGGGCCGACCCCAACTTCGACGACTCGAAATGGCCGAAAGTCGATCTCCAGGCCTCGCTCCTTGATCAGGGAATCGACACCTATTCCGGCTTTGGATGGTATCGGCTCCGCTTGCTACCCGTGCCGATCCCCGATTCCGGCGTTCTCGATCTTTCGCTATTCGTTGTCCCGCACTCCGTCGGACAGTTGCAGGTTTTCGTTAACGGCGTCGAAGCTGCCCGCACGCAGGGCATGCCGATAGGGAACCTAAGTAAGGCGGCCATGTACCAGTCCGGAGCCTTTACGCTCCCAATCAGCAAGGCAAGCGCGGACGGCAGCGTAGTGATCGCCATTCGCAGTTGGGCGGACGCCGATATCAGCCATGGGCTCGTAGAAAAAGTTCATCTGGGTGATTCAGCCAGCATCGCTGAGACGTTCGATATGGCGGACTCCCGCCGATGGGGCAAAAATGCAATCGCAGAAATCCTCGCAAGCCTCCTCTTTTTTTGCGTTGCGGGGCTGGCTGCGACCCTTTACCTGGCGCAGCGCAGTCACTCGGAATATCTGTGGCTGGCTCTGCTCTGTCTCTCGGTAACTTTGCGCGGCATCGGCGAAACGGCCTGGGGACTCTCCCTGATACCGTCGCATATCTTCGCAATCGTCAGCGTCTGGATGAGTTGGCTTTTCATCTTCACCACGCTCGAGTTCATCCTGCAATTCACCGGCAGCAGCGCGCGAAAACTGGTGCGCGGCTGGCAGATCATCGCCCTGCTCCTGCCGCTCACCTCAATGCTGCATCTCGATACGGCCTTCAAATACATCTCGCTTGCATCGCAGTTTGTCTTCTGCGGCCTGGTCGCGGTAATGCTCTTCCGCGCATGGCGTCGAGGCCGCGGCGAAGCCGGCGTAATGCTGCTGCCATTCTTCCTGGCCGCAACAGCAGACTCAATCAACATCCTGCTCGACTTCGCGGCAAACCGAAGCTGGATACCCGCCCGCTTTTCTTCCCCGATCTACCACCTCGGACCGATCGAGTATTCGCTCAGCACGGTGACCTATCTCATTTTCCTGGGCAGCCTGATCGCCGTTATCCTCTACCGGTTCGTGCGCGTCAGTCAGGAAGAGCAGCGCTCCGCCGCTGAAATTGAAGCCGCGCGCAGCGTTCAGGCCATGCTCATCCCCACGCAGTTGCCCTCCAATCGCAACTTCATGCTGGACAGCGCCTATCTTCCCGCCAACGGCGTCGGAGGAGATTTCTTCCAGGTCCTGCCGCTCAAGGACGACTCCATGCTCATCGTCGTCGGCGACGTCAGCGGCAAAGGCCTGCAAGCCGCCATGAACGCCAGTACCCTCGTCGGCGCCCTCCGCAATGAACTCTCCCACGATCCCGCTACAGTTCTTTTGCACTTGAACCAGGTCATGCTCGGCGCAAGTTCAGGGCCAGTGGCCGGATTTGCGACCTGCCTCTGCGCTCGCATCTACCCCAACGGCCAGATGACCATCGCCAACGCCGGCCATCTCAGCCCATACCGCGACGGCCGCGAGTTGGAGCTTGCAGCCTGCCTGCCGCTTGGCGTCATTCCAAACGTCGAATACGAGCAATCCACCTTCCAACTCAATCATGGCGACCGCCTGACATTTCTCTCCGACGGCGTTGTCGAAGCCACCGACCCCAAAGGCGAACTTTTTGGTTTCGAACGCACCCAGCAGGTCAGCCACGAGCCAGCCCGCTACATTGCCCAGACCGCGCAACGCTTCGGCCAGACGGATGACATCACCGTAGTCAGTCTTTATTTCGTGCCCGCCTAG
- a CDS encoding TonB-dependent receptor — translation MKLVNQSRSSYFGAALALFSLFLVLISACTLMAQLTTARLSGVVTDNGGSALPGADVTVREVETGFSQTVKSGEAGEYLFPSLPVGNYELTVDMTGFSSYVQKGIVLAVGQAASRNIELKVGAFTDQVTVTADASLVTTDSATVGQLINQQSVSALPLNGRDVQQLVFLIPGATNVTSQNCAANCEGGTFQSEQYAKVNGGGANGVSYLLDGVDFNDPYINANLPFPNPDAIQEFNVDTNNMSAAYGNATGGIVNVVTKSGTDQIHGSAFEYLRNYALDASNYFATSPDPLKQNQFGGSIGGPILKNRLFYFGSYQGTRTNTASNGQVQFVPTAAERQGDFSDLLPTTQLVDPVTGTPFLNNQVPTSRFSPVANYLLQHIPLPNGPGRQLTYNGAPLVQNTDEYLAKVDYNIGKHHLSGHYFQMNFNVPIFVPPATNILEINNNPAQSLTLKNISVVDLYSVSSTFFLNSYFGYTNQAGGSRSNIPFNMADAGVNIAQPPSPSVGVGPGIDFRIAGGIYIHGLHYGDFTRGDQSLRETATLIRGKHAIQFGGEVLRISTPMANEFEEDGNFGFSNSLSGDNTADFMLGAVSNFAQGGGLYLNVTGMNWSAFVQDDWRATPRLTVSAGLRWDPFFPYTDSRGRVACFEPGSQSTRFPNAPQGLLFGGDNHDAGCPKSSIENNVGNLGPRIGFAYQLTQDAKTSLRGGAGYFYESPNTVAFEDAVGIPPFAPIVSLSDVNLSNPYGSAGVTNPFPAGFGPTNPGPNASFPQDISLNPYFSQHFRLPVVLTYNLTLERGIGQSWLARAAYMGSLGSHLNGTGDQEAGLLATNAAVYIPGQSTEANTQQRRPYPNFGPLYELDSEVNSNYNALQLTLQKRLTQGFSFLSNFTWSKSLDDFGPQGSSGSQNPTGSNTCTCGRSFDYGPDNGDISKTFKISGNYQLPTAHLNGPAGSLINGWELTAIATEQTGFPYSIYANDDNSFSGIGNDLADLAVPNIKGAVLSSGRSHTQLVQQWFNTNAFTANAIGTFGNSGKDVLRGPRYFDADIALLKNTKIREGVSAQFRAEFYNALNNVNFGMPDTGLTDSAFGQLTYAMSPRILQFSLKALF, via the coding sequence GTGAAACTAGTGAACCAAAGCAGATCCTCGTATTTTGGCGCTGCCCTTGCGTTGTTCAGTTTATTCCTCGTCCTAATATCGGCTTGCACGTTGATGGCTCAATTGACCACAGCGCGGTTGAGCGGCGTTGTGACTGATAATGGGGGCTCCGCGTTACCGGGCGCCGACGTGACGGTGAGAGAAGTAGAAACCGGATTCAGCCAGACGGTGAAAAGCGGAGAGGCAGGCGAGTATCTTTTCCCGAGCCTTCCTGTGGGGAACTACGAGCTGACCGTCGATATGACCGGTTTCTCCTCTTACGTGCAAAAGGGAATTGTTTTAGCCGTTGGCCAGGCTGCAAGCCGGAACATCGAATTGAAGGTCGGTGCGTTCACCGATCAAGTGACTGTGACGGCGGATGCGTCGCTGGTCACTACCGACTCAGCCACGGTTGGTCAACTCATAAATCAACAGAGTGTTTCGGCTTTACCTCTAAATGGGCGCGATGTACAGCAGCTTGTCTTTCTGATTCCGGGGGCAACCAATGTCACCTCGCAAAATTGCGCGGCCAACTGCGAGGGGGGCACGTTTCAGAGTGAGCAATACGCCAAAGTGAATGGCGGCGGAGCAAACGGTGTCTCCTATCTGTTGGACGGCGTGGACTTCAACGATCCATACATCAACGCTAACTTACCCTTTCCCAATCCGGACGCGATCCAGGAATTCAATGTAGATACGAATAATATGAGCGCAGCCTATGGCAATGCCACGGGCGGAATCGTGAACGTGGTCACTAAATCAGGCACGGACCAAATTCACGGCAGCGCATTCGAATATCTTCGCAACTATGCTCTCGATGCGAGCAATTACTTCGCAACATCTCCAGACCCTCTCAAGCAAAATCAGTTTGGCGGCAGCATTGGCGGCCCAATCCTGAAGAATAGGCTCTTTTATTTTGGATCCTATCAAGGTACGCGCACTAATACGGCCAGCAATGGCCAGGTGCAATTTGTGCCCACGGCGGCTGAACGCCAGGGCGACTTTTCCGATTTGCTGCCCACGACGCAACTCGTTGACCCGGTCACTGGAACGCCGTTTCTGAATAATCAGGTCCCGACCTCTAGATTCAGCCCGGTAGCCAACTATCTCCTGCAGCATATTCCGCTTCCTAATGGACCCGGCCGCCAGCTGACCTACAATGGAGCCCCACTGGTGCAGAACACCGATGAGTATCTGGCAAAGGTGGACTATAACATCGGCAAGCATCATTTGAGCGGCCACTATTTTCAGATGAACTTCAATGTTCCGATCTTTGTGCCCCCGGCTACGAACATTCTGGAGATCAATAACAATCCCGCGCAATCTCTCACGCTTAAGAACATCAGTGTGGTCGATCTTTATTCCGTCAGCAGCACTTTCTTTCTGAACAGCTACTTCGGCTACACCAACCAGGCGGGTGGAAGTCGTTCAAATATCCCCTTCAATATGGCTGATGCCGGCGTCAACATCGCCCAACCACCAAGCCCTTCAGTCGGAGTCGGTCCTGGCATCGATTTCAGAATAGCTGGCGGAATTTATATCCATGGCCTCCACTATGGAGACTTTACGCGTGGCGATCAGTCCCTCCGCGAGACGGCCACTCTCATTCGAGGAAAGCATGCCATTCAGTTTGGCGGCGAAGTTTTACGTATCAGTACTCCCATGGCGAATGAGTTTGAAGAGGATGGCAACTTTGGATTCTCCAATAGTCTCTCTGGGGACAATACGGCGGACTTCATGCTCGGCGCGGTTTCCAATTTTGCTCAGGGAGGCGGCCTTTACCTCAACGTTACCGGGATGAACTGGAGCGCATTTGTTCAGGATGACTGGCGCGCGACGCCTCGTCTCACAGTGAGCGCGGGTTTGCGTTGGGATCCATTCTTTCCTTATACGGATAGCCGGGGACGGGTAGCATGCTTCGAGCCTGGCTCGCAATCGACACGCTTCCCAAATGCGCCCCAGGGACTGCTCTTCGGCGGAGATAATCATGACGCGGGTTGCCCCAAGTCCTCTATTGAAAATAACGTCGGAAACCTTGGTCCCCGAATAGGGTTCGCATATCAACTTACGCAAGACGCGAAAACCAGCCTACGTGGCGGAGCCGGATACTTTTATGAGTCTCCAAATACCGTGGCGTTTGAAGATGCCGTTGGCATTCCGCCGTTCGCGCCAATTGTATCTTTGAGCGATGTCAATCTGTCGAATCCCTATGGAAGCGCGGGCGTCACCAACCCATTCCCGGCGGGATTTGGACCAACAAACCCAGGCCCAAATGCCAGCTTCCCGCAGGATATATCTCTTAATCCTTATTTTTCGCAGCATTTCCGTCTTCCTGTTGTTTTGACATATAACCTCACACTTGAGCGCGGAATTGGCCAAAGCTGGCTGGCTCGCGCCGCCTACATGGGGAGCCTGGGAAGTCATCTGAACGGAACCGGAGACCAGGAGGCCGGATTGCTGGCGACAAATGCCGCGGTCTATATTCCAGGCCAATCAACAGAAGCAAATACGCAGCAACGGCGTCCCTATCCTAACTTCGGCCCTCTCTATGAACTCGATTCAGAAGTGAACAGTAACTATAACGCGCTTCAGCTAACGCTTCAGAAGCGACTTACACAAGGGTTCTCATTCCTGTCCAACTTTACCTGGAGCAAATCATTGGATGACTTCGGGCCACAAGGATCCAGCGGAAGCCAGAATCCTACCGGCAGCAATACATGCACTTGTGGCCGCTCCTTTGATTATGGTCCCGACAACGGAGACATCAGCAAGACTTTCAAGATCTCCGGAAATTACCAACTCCCCACGGCTCACCTGAATGGGCCGGCAGGAAGCCTGATCAACGGATGGGAACTTACTGCAATTGCGACCGAACAAACTGGCTTCCCGTACTCGATCTACGCCAACGATGACAACTCCTTCAGCGGGATAGGCAACGACCTGGCTGACCTCGCCGTGCCAAATATCAAGGGCGCCGTTCTTAGCTCGGGCAGATCTCATACCCAGCTTGTACAGCAGTGGTTTAATACCAATGCATTTACCGCTAACGCCATCGGGACATTCGGCAATTCTGGAAAGGACGTTCTGCGTGGACCACGATATTTTGACGCAGACATAGCCCTGCTTAAAAACACCAAGATTAGAGAGGGTGTCAGTGCTCAATTCCGGGCGGAATTTTACAACGCTCTAAATAACGTAAACTTCGGCATGCCCGATACGGGCCTCACCGATAGTGCCTTTGGACAACTCACATATGCCATGAGTCCACGTATTCTCCAGTTTTCACTTAAGGCACTTTTCTAG
- a CDS encoding DUF6882 domain-containing protein, which produces MPDTKESFEELVHTLVHKSMEKNERFRNRYGKYKRWDWDADAVTLTFSDPDKPTLQIDVTVVGTTKGERWQWTWANRNFEPRSNLGMDEVRKFGENHGYELLTTGFIDSDEHTGWEMTSVALHVLDGLGSYRFPTDEGFCYLVFLKIREISAD; this is translated from the coding sequence ATGCCCGATACAAAAGAATCCTTTGAAGAACTGGTTCATACCCTTGTCCATAAGTCGATGGAAAAGAACGAGCGTTTTCGGAATAGATACGGCAAGTACAAGCGATGGGATTGGGATGCAGATGCAGTAACTCTGACCTTCTCCGATCCAGATAAGCCAACTCTACAGATTGACGTTACGGTTGTCGGAACAACCAAGGGGGAACGCTGGCAGTGGACGTGGGCAAATCGGAATTTCGAACCTCGTTCCAATCTCGGTATGGACGAGGTTCGAAAGTTCGGCGAAAACCATGGCTATGAGTTGCTGACAACGGGTTTCATCGATTCAGACGAACATACTGGCTGGGAAATGACATCGGTAGCTTTGCACGTTCTAGATGGATTAGGTTCATATAGATTCCCAACCGACGAAGGGTTTTGTTATCTCGTTTTTCTGAAAATTCGAGAAATTTCGGCAGACTGA
- a CDS encoding glycoside hydrolase family 3 C-terminal domain-containing protein: protein MNFRSTSRNSILAVAVLTISVASSFVSAQNPRPHPEPPYAHAAWMNKDLSPDERADLVMKELTLDEKIDFLHGQGMPGWGKPKPNYYLGNGGAGFVLGIERLGIPFIQMSDAAYGVRSSAMNGRYSTALPSNLGAAASWDTESACDYGALIGRELRAQGYNMTLGGGVNVTREPRNGRTFEYQGEDPILAGTLVGNRIKCEQAQHVIGDIKHYAVNDQESGRNEVDSIIDKRSMRESDLLAFEIGISVGNPQAVMCSYNAINGDYACENKYTLTDVLKKDWGFKGFVLSDWGGTHSTIKASAAGLDNEEPGENFYGDAYKKAVEDGKISQAELDDHVHRVLRAEFAAGLVDNPIQKSVVDVMGGLETAQHIEENSIVLLKNSNHILPLDRNSIKSIAVIGDHADMGMISGGGSAQVDPPGGTNPPWLAHVWFPTSPQKAISAKIPPASIKFNSGADPAAAAALARTCDVAIVFVDQWTSEGMDLKNLSLPDNQDALIAAVAAANPKTVVVLETGTAVKMPWLDQVGAVAEAWYSGSRGAEAVANVLFGDVNPSGKLPMTFPRSEADLPHPTVVQPPPHSQGASPVMRTEGAKASFSVHYDEGLKVGYKWYDAEKKPVLFPFGFGLSYTTFAYSDLHVTPGASTNVTFKVTNTGSRAGIEIAEIYAALPASAQEPPKRLVGWSRVSLAPGESKEVSVSIDPKYLSIFDVDGNKWKLVPGSYSFMVGGSSQDLPLSKAVSLN, encoded by the coding sequence ATGAATTTTAGGTCGACTTCGCGCAACAGCATCCTCGCTGTCGCCGTCCTCACGATTTCTGTGGCAAGCAGCTTCGTCTCCGCACAAAACCCACGTCCGCACCCAGAACCGCCCTACGCACACGCCGCCTGGATGAACAAGGACCTTTCCCCGGACGAGCGCGCCGATCTGGTCATGAAAGAGCTCACGCTCGACGAGAAGATCGACTTCCTCCACGGCCAGGGCATGCCAGGCTGGGGCAAGCCCAAGCCCAACTACTACCTTGGCAACGGCGGCGCAGGCTTTGTCCTCGGCATCGAGCGCCTCGGCATTCCGTTCATCCAGATGAGCGACGCAGCCTACGGCGTGCGCTCCAGCGCCATGAACGGCCGCTACTCCACGGCGCTCCCATCCAACCTCGGCGCAGCCGCCAGCTGGGACACCGAGTCCGCCTGCGATTACGGCGCGCTCATCGGCCGCGAATTGCGCGCCCAGGGCTACAACATGACCCTCGGAGGCGGCGTCAACGTCACCCGCGAGCCGCGCAACGGGCGCACCTTCGAGTACCAGGGCGAAGACCCGATCCTCGCGGGCACCCTCGTCGGCAATCGCATCAAGTGCGAACAAGCCCAGCACGTCATCGGCGACATCAAGCACTACGCCGTCAACGACCAGGAGAGCGGCCGCAACGAGGTCGACTCCATCATCGACAAGCGATCCATGCGCGAATCCGATCTGCTGGCCTTTGAAATCGGCATCAGCGTCGGCAATCCCCAGGCTGTCATGTGCTCCTACAACGCGATCAACGGCGACTACGCCTGCGAAAACAAGTACACGTTAACCGATGTTCTGAAAAAGGACTGGGGCTTCAAAGGATTCGTCCTCTCGGATTGGGGTGGCACGCACTCGACCATCAAAGCCTCTGCAGCCGGTCTCGACAACGAAGAGCCGGGCGAAAACTTCTATGGCGATGCGTACAAGAAAGCCGTGGAAGATGGCAAGATTTCGCAAGCCGAGTTGGACGATCATGTGCATCGCGTCCTGCGTGCTGAGTTCGCCGCCGGCCTCGTCGACAACCCAATCCAGAAGAGCGTTGTCGATGTCATGGGCGGTCTTGAAACAGCCCAGCACATCGAAGAAAACAGCATCGTCCTGCTCAAGAACAGTAACCACATCCTGCCGCTCGACAGGAATTCGATCAAGTCCATTGCCGTTATCGGCGACCACGCGGATATGGGTATGATCTCGGGTGGTGGTTCGGCGCAGGTCGACCCTCCTGGCGGCACAAATCCGCCGTGGCTCGCGCACGTCTGGTTCCCTACTTCCCCACAGAAGGCGATTTCGGCCAAGATTCCGCCGGCCTCGATCAAGTTCAACTCCGGTGCAGACCCCGCTGCTGCGGCGGCGCTTGCCAGGACCTGCGATGTCGCCATCGTCTTCGTGGACCAATGGACCAGCGAAGGCATGGACCTGAAAAACCTCTCACTTCCTGACAATCAGGACGCGCTCATCGCCGCCGTTGCCGCGGCGAATCCCAAGACCGTTGTCGTGCTGGAAACCGGCACGGCAGTTAAAATGCCGTGGCTCGATCAGGTAGGCGCAGTCGCGGAAGCATGGTACTCGGGCAGCAGAGGTGCGGAGGCGGTTGCGAACGTGCTCTTTGGCGACGTGAACCCAAGCGGGAAACTGCCGATGACCTTCCCGCGTAGCGAGGCTGACCTGCCGCATCCCACCGTAGTGCAACCGCCTCCGCATTCGCAGGGAGCGTCGCCGGTGATGCGCACGGAAGGCGCGAAGGCCAGTTTCAGCGTGCACTATGACGAAGGCCTCAAGGTTGGCTACAAGTGGTACGACGCCGAGAAGAAACCCGTTCTGTTCCCATTTGGGTTTGGCCTTTCTTACACGACTTTCGCTTACTCCGACTTACATGTAACTCCGGGCGCTTCAACCAATGTCACTTTCAAAGTGACCAACACGGGAAGCCGCGCCGGAATTGAGATTGCCGAGATCTATGCCGCGCTGCCTGCCAGTGCGCAGGAGCCTCCGAAGCGTCTGGTGGGCTGGAGCCGGGTAAGTCTGGCGCCGGGCGAAAGCAAGGAAGTCTCTGTATCGATCGATCCCAAGTATCTGTCGATCTTTGACGTGGATGGAAATAAATGGAAGCTGGTTCCCGGGAGTTACAGCTTTATGGTTGGTGGGTCTTCGCAGGATCTGCCGCTGTCGAAGGCGGTTTCTCTGAACTAA
- the apaG gene encoding Co2+/Mg2+ efflux protein ApaG, producing the protein MAITRGIAVSVEPTYLEAKSSPRSSQYFWAYRVTIENQGRETVQLLSRHWMITNARGELNEVKGAGVVGEQPVLDPGESYQYTSGAPLNTPWGMMGGSYQMESESGERFDIEIPTFSLDSPGQGLVVN; encoded by the coding sequence ATGGCAATCACACGGGGAATTGCGGTAAGCGTTGAGCCCACTTACCTTGAGGCGAAGTCCTCGCCTCGGAGTTCGCAGTATTTCTGGGCTTATCGCGTGACGATCGAGAATCAGGGACGGGAAACGGTGCAATTGCTGAGCCGGCACTGGATGATCACGAATGCTCGCGGCGAATTGAATGAGGTCAAAGGGGCGGGAGTGGTTGGGGAGCAACCGGTTCTCGATCCAGGCGAAAGCTATCAATACACGAGTGGCGCGCCACTCAATACGCCGTGGGGGATGATGGGCGGAAGTTACCAGATGGAGAGCGAAAGCGGCGAGCGGTTTGATATTGAGATACCGACGTTTTCGCTGGATAGTCCGGGGCAGGGGTTGGTGGTCAATTAG
- a CDS encoding LacI family DNA-binding transcriptional regulator, translated as MDEGNWSKATQGTQERMTDIPSKRSKLGLREIAAAAHVSIATVSRVLNGSSRVDPAIRKSVLAAAADLDIDFSQRNKTKALAFLLSNRSMQHVFHSGILLGAEAYCASRNWELIFQSFNYPSQVSGRELHLPNVVQRHDIVRGVILAGTNSPNLLELLNYKNIPFVVLGNNVISEVEQLGYVGDDVVFSNDIQGGQDVTRHLISLGHCHIWFVGNIRLPWFARCFEGYRRAMEEAGLPPRLSTVDLEDETDIGYLGTKSLLAKGEPVTAIFAGNDPTAHGVYKGLRDGGLDIPGDISVVGCDDTVGSWLYPALTTIREFPELLGKQMVELLINRITNPGQARQQVTLPTELIKRESCRPISSATETSTAATFAHTTI; from the coding sequence GTGGATGAAGGCAACTGGAGTAAGGCCACGCAAGGAACGCAGGAACGCATGACTGATATTCCTTCCAAAAGAAGCAAATTGGGCCTGCGGGAAATCGCTGCCGCCGCGCATGTCAGTATTGCAACTGTTTCGAGAGTCCTGAATGGAAGTAGCCGCGTCGATCCTGCCATACGAAAAAGCGTCCTGGCAGCTGCCGCAGATTTAGATATCGATTTCTCTCAGCGCAACAAGACCAAGGCGTTGGCTTTTCTTCTCAGTAACAGGAGTATGCAGCATGTCTTTCACTCCGGCATACTTCTAGGGGCAGAGGCCTATTGTGCCTCTCGTAACTGGGAACTCATCTTTCAGTCGTTCAACTACCCGTCTCAGGTTTCCGGGAGAGAACTCCACTTGCCGAATGTCGTGCAACGCCACGATATCGTTCGAGGCGTTATCCTGGCCGGCACCAACTCACCAAATCTCCTCGAGTTGCTGAACTACAAGAACATCCCGTTTGTAGTCCTCGGAAATAACGTGATAAGCGAAGTAGAACAGCTTGGATATGTTGGAGATGATGTGGTCTTTTCCAATGACATCCAAGGTGGGCAGGATGTGACTCGGCATCTGATTAGTCTCGGCCACTGCCATATCTGGTTTGTAGGCAATATTCGCCTTCCCTGGTTTGCGCGATGTTTTGAGGGTTATCGGCGCGCCATGGAGGAGGCTGGTTTACCACCTCGCCTAAGCACTGTGGATCTGGAAGACGAGACGGACATCGGCTATCTTGGCACCAAGTCTCTGTTGGCCAAAGGTGAGCCGGTCACTGCCATTTTTGCCGGCAATGATCCGACGGCGCACGGCGTCTATAAAGGATTGCGAGACGGCGGCCTGGACATTCCCGGCGATATCAGCGTTGTGGGTTGTGACGATACTGTAGGGTCGTGGCTGTACCCAGCCTTAACCACCATCCGTGAGTTCCCTGAGCTTTTAGGCAAGCAGATGGTAGAACTCTTGATCAACCGGATTACAAATCCCGGTCAAGCTCGACAGCAAGTCACGCTTCCCACAGAGCTTATCAAGCGAGAATCCTGCCGCCCGATCTCCTCTGCAACGGAAACATCGACCGCAGCGACATTCGCGCACACGACGATCTAA
- a CDS encoding dipeptidase, whose amino-acid sequence MTKIDPAQVHRNALVIDTHEDTPQRFVDEHFDLSDPLNSGQINLDAIHKGNLGASFMSIWVEPELYKGHYARRTLELIDSVRTQAAKHPGEIKFATTAADIEAAHREHKYAMLMGIEGGHSIEDSLGLLRMYYDLGVRYMTLTWSNSNGWADSSGDDKDTTVPHTKEGLSEFGKDVVYEMNRLGMIVDISHVSDKTFYRTLIITRAPVIASHSAARALCDAPRNMTDDMLRAAANSGGPDSKGGVIMVNFYSGFISQAYRNAQIAQKPEVDKATQELKDKFKAEGKEITYSDIEKLQRQMADRIPRPPLKDLIDQIDHIAKVAGIDHVGLGSDFDGVSGQLPEGIDSAADLPKITEALIARGYSAEDCRKILGGNFMRVFKEVEQVAKQLQAEDRPRITDKQPFDKPQK is encoded by the coding sequence GTGACCAAAATCGATCCCGCACAAGTCCATCGCAACGCCCTTGTAATCGACACCCATGAAGACACCCCTCAGCGCTTCGTCGATGAGCACTTCGATCTCAGCGACCCACTCAATAGCGGCCAGATCAATCTCGATGCCATTCACAAAGGCAACCTCGGCGCATCGTTCATGTCCATCTGGGTCGAGCCGGAGCTCTACAAAGGCCACTACGCCCGCCGTACACTCGAACTGATCGACTCTGTCCGCACTCAGGCCGCGAAACATCCCGGCGAAATCAAGTTCGCCACAACAGCCGCAGATATCGAAGCCGCGCATCGCGAACACAAGTACGCCATGCTCATGGGCATCGAAGGCGGCCATTCTATTGAGGACTCGCTCGGGCTGTTGCGCATGTACTACGACCTCGGCGTGCGTTACATGACCCTGACCTGGTCTAACTCGAATGGCTGGGCTGACTCATCCGGCGACGACAAGGACACCACAGTCCCGCACACCAAAGAGGGTCTCAGCGAATTCGGCAAAGACGTCGTCTACGAGATGAACCGCCTCGGCATGATCGTCGACATCTCGCACGTCAGCGACAAGACCTTTTATCGAACGCTCATCATCACCCGCGCTCCAGTGATTGCTTCGCACTCTGCGGCTCGCGCCTTATGCGATGCCCCACGCAACATGACCGACGACATGCTTCGCGCCGCCGCTAACTCCGGCGGACCCGACAGCAAGGGCGGCGTCATCATGGTCAACTTCTATTCCGGATTTATCTCGCAGGCCTACCGCAACGCCCAGATCGCCCAGAAGCCGGAAGTCGACAAGGCCACGCAGGAGCTGAAGGACAAGTTCAAAGCCGAAGGCAAGGAGATCACCTACTCCGATATTGAAAAACTCCAGCGCCAGATGGCCGACCGCATTCCGCGTCCGCCGCTGAAAGACCTAATTGACCAGATCGATCACATCGCTAAAGTTGCCGGCATCGATCACGTGGGTCTTGGTTCAGATTTCGACGGCGTTAGCGGCCAATTGCCTGAAGGGATCGACTCTGCCGCCGACCTGCCCAAGATCACGGAAGCCCTGATCGCTCGCGGCTACAGCGCGGAGGACTGCCGCAAGATCCTCGGCGGCAACTTCATGCGCGTCTTCAAAGAAGTGGAGCAGGTAGCGAAGCAATTACAGGCAGAAGATCGCCCAAGAATCACCGACAAGCAGCCTTTCGACAAGCCCCAGAAGTGA